The following are encoded in a window of Kogia breviceps isolate mKogBre1 chromosome 12, mKogBre1 haplotype 1, whole genome shotgun sequence genomic DNA:
- the CHADL gene encoding chondroadherin-like protein — protein sequence MPPIQPCPRCQVCGLGGGLPLASRQGPLPTFPCAAFPGWTDRAIGMAGPQSVSVVLLLPLLLPLGPTWHAAAQRCPQTCVCDNSRQHVACRHQNLTEVPNAIPELTQRLDLQGNMLKLIPPAAFRDLPYLTHLDLRHCQVELVAEGAFRGLGRLLLLNLASNRLNTLPQEALDGLGSLRRLELEGNLLEELRPGTFGSLGALATLNLAHNALVYLPAMAFQGLVRTRWLQLSHNALSVLAPEALAGLPALRRLSLHHNELQSLPGATLSQARGLARLELGHNPFTYTGEEDGLVLPGLRELRLDHGALQALDPRAFAHCPRLHTLDLRGNQLDALQPLQGPGQLRRLRLQGNPLRCDCRARPLLQWLARARVRSDGACGGPRRLRGEALDALRPSDLRCSRAEAEEEEEEEEEVVAARPRAPAGTSQEKAGAAGPCPRACVCAPESRHSGCEGRGLQVVPRGFPNDTQLLDLRQNHFPLVPREAFPGLGQLVSLHLQHCGITELEAGALVGLGSLLYLYLSDNTLSSLSAASLEGAPCLGYLYLERNRFLQVPGAALHALPSLFSLHLQDNALDRLALGDLAGVRALRWLYLSGNRITQVSPGALDPTQELEKLHLDRNQLREVPTAALEGLPALLELQLSGNPLRALRDGAFWPVGRSLQHLFLNSSGLEQISPGAFLGLGPRLQSLHLQENQLQALPALPALSQLELIDLSGNPFHCDCHLLPLHRWLTGLNLRVGAVCAAPPSVRGQRVKAAAAVFEACPGWAARKAKRTPAPRPGARRTAMRGRWQGANKVGPGQVQGGLTGWVRF from the exons ATGCCTCCCATTCAGCCCTGTCCCCGCTGCCAGGTCTGCGGGCTGGGAGGGGGGCTCCCGCTGGCGTCCAGGCAGGGACCGTTGCCAACCTTCCCCTGTGCTGCATTTCCAGGCTGGACTGACCGTGCGATCGGCATGGCGGG GCCCCAGAGTGTCTCCGTGGTGCTGCTGCTTCCTCTGCTGCTGCCACTGGGGCCAACCTGGCATGCAGCTGCCCAGCGCTGCCCACAGACCTGCGTCTGCGACAATTCCAGGCAGCATGTTGCCTGCCGGCACCAGAACCTCACCGAGGTGCCGAATGCCATCCCTGAG CTGACCCAGCGGCTGGACCTCCAGGGCAACATGCTGAAGCTGATCCCCCCAGCTGCCTTCCGGGACCTTCCTTACCTGACACACCTGGACCTGCGGCACTGCCAGGTGGAGCTGGTGGCCGAGGGTGCCTTCCGAGGCCTGGGCCGCCTGCTCCTCCTCAACCTGGCCTCCAACCGCCTGAACACGCTGCCCCAGGAGGCGCTGGACGGGCTAGGCTCGCTGCGGCGGCTGGAGCTGGAGGGGAACCTGCTGGAGGAGCTGCGGCCGGGGACGTTCGGGTCGCTGGGCGCGCTGGCCACGCTGAACCTGGCCCACAACGCCCTCGTCTACCTGCCCGCCATGGCCTTCCAGGGGCTGGTGCGCACCCGCTGGCTGCAGCTGTCCCACAACGCGCTCAGCGTGCTGGCCCCCGAGGCCCTGGCCGGCCTGCCCGCGCTGCGCCGGCTCAGCCTGCACCACAATGAGCTGCAGTCCCTGCCCGGGGCGACCTTGTCCCAGGCCCGCGGCCTGGCCCGCCTCGAACTGGGCCACAACCCCTTCACCTACACGGGCGAGGAGGACGGGCTGGTGCTGCCCGGCCTGCGGGAGTTGAGGCTGGACCACGGGGCCCTGCAGGCCCtggaccccagggcctttgcccaCTGCCCCCGCCTGCACACCCTGGACCTCCGTGGGAACCAGCTGGATGCCCTGCAGCCGCTGCAGGGCCCGGGGCAGCTGCGCCGGCTGCGGCTGCAGGGGAACCCGCTGCGGTGCGACTGCCGGGCTCGGCCCCTGCTCCAGTGGCTGGCGCGTGCGCGCGTACGCTCGGACGGCGCGTGCGGGGGGCCGCGGCGCCTGCGCGGCGAGGCCCTGGACGCCCTGCGGCCCTCGGACCTGCGCTGCTCCAGAGCCGAggcggaggaggaagaggaggaagaggaggaggtggtggccgCGCGGCCCCGTGCCCCTGCCGGCACCTCCCAGGAGAAGGCTGGGGCGGCCGGGCCCTGCCCGCGCGCCTGCGTGTGCGCCCCTGAGTCCCGGCACAGCGGCTGTGAGGGCCGCGGCCTGCAGGTCGTGCCCCGCGGCTTCCCCAACGACACCCAGCTCCTGGACCTGAGGCAGAACCACTTCCCCTTGGTGCCCCGAGAGGCCTTCCCGGGCCTGGGCCAGCTGGTGTCGCTGCACCTGCAGCACTGCGGCATCACGGAACTGGAGGCAGGCGCCCTGGTGGGGCTGGGCAGCCTACTCTACCTCTACCTCTCGGACAACACGCTCTCCAGCCTCAGCGCTGCCTCCCTCGAAGGGGCGCCCTGCCTGGGCTACCTGTACCTGGAGCGCAACCGCTTCCTGCAGGTGCCAGGGGCCGCCCTGCACGCCCTGCCCAGCCTCTTCTCCCTGCACTTGCAGGACAACGCTCTGGACCGCCTGGCACTGGGGGACCTGGCAGGCGTTCGGGCCTTGCGCTGGCTCTACCTGAGTGGGAACCGCATCACCCAAGTGTCCCCCGGGGCACTGGACCCCACTCAGGAGCTGGAGAAGCTGCACCTGGACAGGAACCAGCTGCGAGAGGTGCCCACTGCGGCCCTGGAGGGGctgcctgccctcctggagctgcaGCTCTCGGGGAACCCGCTCAGAGCCCTGCGAGATGGGGCCTTCTGGCCCGTGGGCCGCTCACTGCAACACCTTTTCCTGAACAGCAGTGGCCTGGAGCAG ATTTCTCCCGGGGCCTTCCTGGGCCTGGGGCCCCGGCTCCAGAGCCTACATCTGCAAGAGAATCAGCTGCAGGccctgcccgccctgcccgctctcAGCCAGCTTGAGCTCATCGACCTCAGTGGCAACCCCTTCCACTGTGACTGCCACCTGCTCCCACTTCACAG GTGGCTCACTGGGCTGAACCTGCGTGTGGGGGCCGTCTGTGCCGCCCCTCCCAGTGTCCGCGGCCAGAGGGTGAAGGCTGCAGCTGCTGTCTTTGAAGCCTGCCCGGGCTGGGCTGCCAGGAAGGCCAAGCGGACGCCGGCGCCCAGACCTGGTGCCCGGAGGACCGCCATGAGGGGAAGATGGCAGGGAGCGAACAAGGTTGGCCCGGGGCAGGTGCAGGGAGGCCTCACTGGGTGGGTCAGGTTTTAA